One window of the Leptospiraceae bacterium genome contains the following:
- a CDS encoding serine/threonine-protein phosphatase, whose translation MKIEIYANSHKGFIRWRNEDAIFVNQEFIRDEERFFVIEDIHEKVFMISVLDGIGGHRAGDVASELAGKVIAEKTTHLPKGMSIPQLEEQVKKIMKETNEILLQKGKENPEYENMGTTFTGVLNYYGEFFYVHVGDTRLYRIRDGNLLLITEDHTLRNLTKNDFIPSNILANSLGTKNEIYFEMNQLSRRIFNDDVFLLCSDGFWEYLPEDFDFRLDMQALGKELMKQILPLSSDNVSCVFFRIKGVDNE comes from the coding sequence ATGAAAATCGAAATTTATGCTAACTCCCATAAAGGCTTTATCCGATGGCGAAACGAAGATGCCATTTTCGTAAACCAAGAGTTCATTCGCGATGAAGAAAGGTTTTTTGTCATCGAAGACATCCACGAAAAAGTATTTATGATTTCTGTTTTGGACGGGATCGGTGGACACAGAGCTGGAGATGTTGCCAGTGAACTCGCCGGAAAGGTGATTGCGGAAAAAACCACCCATCTACCCAAGGGGATGAGTATCCCTCAACTCGAGGAACAAGTGAAAAAGATCATGAAAGAAACCAACGAAATCCTCCTCCAAAAAGGCAAAGAAAACCCGGAATATGAAAACATGGGAACCACCTTCACGGGGGTTTTAAACTACTATGGTGAGTTTTTCTATGTGCATGTTGGTGATACTCGTTTATATCGAATTCGAGACGGGAATCTGCTCTTAATCACAGAAGACCACACTTTGAGAAACCTCACCAAAAATGATTTCATTCCATCGAATATTTTAGCGAACTCCTTGGGAACCAAGAACGAAATCTACTTCGAAATGAATCAGCTCTCAAGAAGAATCTTCAATGATGACGTTTTCTTATTGTGTAGTGATGGTTTTTGGGAATATCTACCTGAGGACTTTGATTTTCGCCTTGATATGCAAGCTCTGGGGAAAGAACTCATGAAGCAAATTCTTCCTCTCTCGAGTGATAATGTAAGTTGCGTTTTTTTCCGTATTAAAGGAGTTGACAATGAATGA